The following coding sequences lie in one Listeria ivanovii subsp. londoniensis genomic window:
- a CDS encoding DUF561 domain-containing protein produces MSLTKMLGIKYPILQGAMAQIATYELASSVSNAGGLGIIASGGMTADALREQIQLCKEKTANPFAVNIMLMMPNCPELVDVIIEEEVRVVTTGAGTPKPFMGKLKAAGIKVIAVIPSVKIAKKMEEIGVDAVVAEGTEAGGHVGETTTMALVRQVVAAVNIPVIAAGGIADGHGMAAVYALGASGVQIGTLFLVAEECPVPASFKQAVLDASDTDTTVTGRRNGAPVRSIKNPMIKKYVELENENASRDQLEELTLGSLRKAVHEGDVENGSVMAGQICGMLTEIRSTKNIIESLMKESEQVASNLVIQ; encoded by the coding sequence ATGAGTTTAACAAAAATGTTAGGAATCAAGTATCCAATTTTACAGGGGGCAATGGCTCAAATAGCAACTTATGAATTAGCTTCCTCGGTATCAAATGCAGGAGGTCTAGGAATTATTGCGTCAGGTGGGATGACAGCAGATGCTTTACGCGAACAAATTCAACTTTGCAAAGAAAAAACAGCGAATCCATTTGCAGTAAATATTATGCTAATGATGCCTAATTGCCCTGAGCTTGTCGATGTGATTATTGAAGAGGAAGTTCGTGTTGTTACAACTGGTGCCGGAACACCGAAACCATTTATGGGAAAACTAAAGGCAGCAGGAATCAAAGTGATTGCTGTAATTCCATCAGTGAAAATTGCGAAAAAAATGGAAGAAATTGGCGTTGATGCCGTGGTGGCAGAAGGGACAGAAGCTGGTGGGCATGTGGGTGAAACAACTACGATGGCATTGGTCCGTCAAGTTGTTGCTGCAGTAAATATCCCTGTAATTGCAGCAGGTGGAATAGCTGATGGTCACGGAATGGCAGCTGTTTATGCGCTTGGAGCTAGTGGTGTGCAAATTGGTACGCTTTTCCTTGTGGCAGAGGAATGCCCTGTGCCAGCTAGCTTTAAACAAGCTGTTCTTGATGCAAGTGATACAGATACAACTGTGACAGGACGACGAAATGGCGCACCAGTTAGAAGTATAAAAAACCCGATGATTAAAAAATATGTCGAGTTAGAAAATGAAAATGCTTCTCGAGATCAACTAGAAGAATTAACACTGGGATCCCTTAGAAAAGCAGTTCATGAAGGGGATGTCGAAAATGGCTCTGTTATGGCAGGCCAAATTTGCGGGATGTTAACAGAGATTCGCTCCACTAAAAATATCATCGAAAGCTTGATGAAAGAATCCGAGCAAGTTGCAAGTAATTTAGTTATTCAATAA
- a CDS encoding OFA family MFS transporter has translation MTKEINRWGVLIGSVGVLLCTGAVYAFSVFAGPLSAAHGWTIPQVMMAFTINAAIGPIPTILGGVLTDKGKAKWAILIGGILFGLGFALTGFATSTTMLYLSYGVLAGLGQGFAYSGCLSNTIRLFPDKRGLASGLITAGMGGATIIAAPIANHLIETYSVMTAFKIMGAVYIAVVIVCSFLIRVAPAGYAPKGWSAPAGNNAGMINVPWTGMIRTVTFYLILLMLGIGAFSGLMIASNASLIGQNMFGLTAASAAAYVSIYSLSNCLGRVVWGAVSDRLGRSNTLMIIYTVIALSLLALATLQSVAGFVIGIIGLGLCFGGTMGVFPSIVMENYGPKNQGVNYGIVFIGYSTAAFFAPKMAAQIAGQNGGDFTQAFYIAIALAAVGLCINIVYKLREKKQPAKELA, from the coding sequence ATGACAAAGGAAATAAATCGTTGGGGAGTTTTGATTGGTTCTGTAGGGGTGCTTCTTTGTACAGGTGCGGTTTATGCGTTTAGTGTTTTTGCTGGACCGCTTAGTGCCGCTCATGGTTGGACCATTCCACAAGTAATGATGGCATTTACTATTAATGCGGCGATTGGCCCAATCCCAACCATTTTGGGCGGGGTTTTAACTGATAAAGGAAAGGCGAAATGGGCTATTTTGATAGGTGGAATACTATTTGGTCTTGGATTTGCTCTAACTGGATTTGCGACATCCACCACTATGCTGTATTTATCATACGGCGTCTTAGCTGGACTTGGACAAGGCTTTGCTTACTCGGGATGTCTTAGTAATACGATTCGTCTTTTCCCGGATAAACGTGGTCTTGCATCTGGCCTTATCACAGCAGGCATGGGTGGAGCAACGATTATTGCAGCGCCAATTGCGAATCATTTAATTGAAACATATAGTGTCATGACCGCTTTTAAAATCATGGGTGCGGTTTATATCGCGGTTGTAATAGTTTGTAGTTTTCTTATCCGAGTTGCTCCAGCTGGCTATGCGCCAAAAGGTTGGTCAGCTCCAGCGGGAAATAATGCCGGCATGATCAATGTACCTTGGACCGGAATGATTCGAACCGTGACTTTCTATTTAATTCTTTTAATGCTTGGTATTGGAGCATTTTCAGGACTGATGATTGCTTCTAATGCTTCTTTAATTGGTCAAAATATGTTTGGTTTAACAGCGGCATCGGCTGCAGCTTACGTAAGTATTTATTCACTAAGCAACTGTTTGGGGCGAGTTGTTTGGGGCGCTGTATCAGACCGTTTAGGAAGATCTAACACGTTAATGATTATTTATACAGTCATCGCGCTATCTTTATTAGCACTTGCTACGCTTCAATCAGTAGCAGGGTTTGTTATCGGTATTATCGGTCTTGGTTTATGCTTTGGCGGAACTATGGGTGTTTTCCCGTCCATTGTTATGGAAAACTATGGTCCCAAAAATCAAGGTGTCAATTATGGAATAGTATTCATTGGTTATTCCACAGCAGCATTCTTTGCACCGAAAATGGCAGCACAAATTGCTGGGCAGAACGGAGGCGATTTTACACAAGCTTTCTATATTGCGATTGCACTGGCCGCAGTAGGGTTATGTATTAATATTGTTTATAAGTTACGTGAGAAAAAACAACCTGCGAAGGAATTAGCATAA
- a CDS encoding acyl CoA:acetate/3-ketoacid CoA transferase — translation MSKVIKASEAAKLIKDGDTVALSGFGLSCVNEEMAIAVEKRFLERGEPRNLTVMHASALGDRREKGMSHWGHAGLIKRWIGGIAIASPKMAKLIEEDKCEAYNLPQGVITQLYREIAAKRPGVITKIGMGTFVDPRIEGAKMSASSTDDLVELLTIHGEEWLFYPSFPIQVALIRGTVADEFGNLTLEKEGLHMEVLPIAQAVRNSGGIVIAQVESVAKKGSLNPKDVRVPGILVDHIIISDPENHFQTENTQYNPAFSGHIQVPLGDIESLELDDRKVIARRSAAELEPQTILNLGVGIPVNVSTVAAEEGVSDQLILTTEAGSVGGVPAGLADFGHAYNSEAIVDHHSQFDFYDGGGLDLSVLGLAQTDEAGNVNVSKFGTRVAGCGGFINISQSAKKLIFAGTFTAGGLKTRVSDGKLEILQEGKAKKFIKKVQQITFSGEYASTTDQTILYVTERAVFRLENGKMILTEIAPGIDLEKDVLGQMDFEPTIASDLKIMDSGIFSEKWGGLKTIIEKQTRGGVKV, via the coding sequence TTGTCAAAAGTTATCAAAGCAAGTGAAGCAGCAAAATTGATTAAAGATGGAGATACAGTTGCACTCAGCGGTTTTGGTTTATCTTGCGTCAATGAAGAAATGGCTATTGCAGTAGAAAAGCGGTTTTTAGAGAGGGGGGAACCACGGAATTTAACCGTAATGCATGCCAGTGCGTTAGGAGATCGCCGGGAAAAAGGAATGAGTCATTGGGGGCATGCTGGTTTAATTAAACGTTGGATTGGTGGCATTGCTATTGCTTCTCCCAAAATGGCAAAATTAATTGAGGAAGATAAATGTGAGGCTTACAATTTACCTCAAGGTGTTATCACCCAACTTTACCGCGAAATTGCAGCAAAACGGCCAGGTGTTATTACAAAAATCGGAATGGGGACATTTGTTGACCCTCGAATTGAAGGCGCAAAGATGTCAGCAAGTTCTACAGATGATTTAGTTGAGCTACTTACTATTCACGGAGAAGAATGGTTATTTTATCCAAGTTTTCCTATTCAAGTCGCACTTATCCGCGGGACAGTTGCGGATGAATTTGGAAATCTTACATTAGAAAAAGAGGGACTACATATGGAAGTGTTACCTATTGCCCAAGCAGTTCGTAATTCTGGTGGAATTGTTATTGCGCAAGTCGAATCTGTGGCTAAAAAAGGTTCATTAAATCCAAAAGATGTTAGAGTTCCAGGGATTTTAGTTGATCATATCATCATTTCAGACCCAGAAAATCATTTCCAAACAGAAAACACACAATATAATCCGGCGTTTTCAGGACATATTCAAGTTCCGCTTGGAGATATCGAATCACTTGAATTAGACGATCGTAAAGTCATTGCTAGGCGTTCAGCTGCAGAACTTGAGCCTCAAACAATTCTTAATTTAGGTGTTGGAATTCCAGTTAATGTTTCCACTGTAGCAGCAGAAGAGGGCGTTAGTGATCAATTAATTCTCACAACAGAAGCCGGCTCAGTTGGTGGTGTTCCAGCCGGTTTAGCAGATTTTGGACATGCCTACAATAGTGAGGCGATTGTTGATCATCACTCCCAATTTGATTTTTATGATGGTGGCGGGCTTGATTTATCCGTTCTTGGTTTAGCACAAACAGACGAAGCTGGAAATGTTAATGTAAGTAAATTTGGCACGAGGGTAGCTGGATGCGGTGGTTTCATTAATATATCTCAATCAGCGAAGAAACTAATTTTTGCTGGGACATTTACGGCTGGTGGCCTAAAGACACGCGTCAGTGACGGAAAACTGGAGATTTTACAAGAAGGAAAGGCTAAAAAGTTTATCAAAAAAGTTCAACAAATCACATTTAGCGGCGAATATGCATCTACAACTGATCAAACAATACTGTATGTCACCGAAAGAGCAGTATTCCGTTTAGAAAATGGTAAAATGATTCTCACTGAAATTGCACCTGGCATTGACTTAGAAAAAGATGTGCTTGGACAAATGGATTTTGAACCAACTATCGCGAGTGACTTGAAAATAATGGATAGTGGCATTTTTAGTGAAAAATGGGGCGGTTTAAAAACCATTATCGAAAAACAAACAAGAGGGGGAGTAAAAGTATGA
- a CDS encoding sigma-54 interaction domain-containing protein, translated as MFDLMDNLLGVQSFGELNKDMPTTLFVTDAEGNILISNTFTALTVGMSLEELLRCNVKDLVEDGVYNDSVTLDAIRTKEKKTKVINTKKGFSIRSTSTPILYPDGTVHLVVTMSDETQPDSFKTWRGEAISDNQESLLLEDYKEQEGTVVVAESVAMKQIVRVCNQIAPFDSKVLLYGESGTGKEVLSRYIHEKSKQAAGPFISINCAAIPKALFESELFGHEKGSFTGADIEKPGMLELADGGTLFLDEISEMPLELQAKMLRVLETGEVRRLGSTIETKRRFRLISATNRNLGEMVENGTFRRDLYYRINVVPVHIPALRERPQDIIGLARQFIQKFNQKYQKDFQLSGDKTKELLSYGWPGNVRELRNQIERLVVMSGAKEVEVQATDDFALDLHFKEQAKKESLYLKDYLQDVEKHFIMRVLEESDGNVTKAAHALGIHRSVLYRKLKVINEEENLICKKD; from the coding sequence ATGTTTGACTTAATGGATAACTTGCTGGGGGTACAGTCATTTGGTGAATTAAATAAAGATATGCCAACAACACTTTTTGTGACTGATGCAGAAGGTAATATTTTAATTTCTAATACGTTTACTGCACTCACTGTTGGAATGTCCTTAGAAGAATTGCTTCGTTGTAATGTGAAAGATTTAGTAGAGGATGGAGTTTATAATGATTCTGTCACTTTAGATGCAATCCGAACGAAGGAAAAGAAAACAAAAGTAATTAACACAAAAAAAGGTTTTAGTATCCGTTCTACCTCAACACCGATTCTTTATCCAGATGGCACCGTTCATTTAGTCGTTACGATGTCAGATGAAACACAACCAGATAGTTTTAAGACTTGGCGTGGTGAGGCGATTTCGGATAATCAAGAATCGCTTCTTTTAGAGGATTACAAAGAGCAAGAAGGAACCGTTGTGGTGGCAGAAAGCGTAGCGATGAAGCAAATCGTTCGTGTCTGCAACCAAATCGCCCCGTTTGATAGTAAGGTTTTATTGTACGGGGAATCAGGTACTGGTAAGGAAGTCTTATCACGCTATATTCACGAAAAAAGCAAACAAGCTGCTGGACCTTTTATCTCGATTAACTGCGCAGCTATTCCAAAGGCACTATTTGAGTCGGAATTATTTGGTCACGAAAAAGGATCATTTACGGGAGCGGATATTGAAAAGCCAGGAATGCTTGAACTTGCTGATGGAGGTACATTGTTTTTAGATGAAATTTCGGAAATGCCTTTAGAACTTCAAGCTAAGATGCTTCGAGTGCTTGAAACGGGCGAAGTAAGAAGACTCGGCTCAACCATAGAAACCAAGCGTCGTTTTCGGCTTATTTCAGCAACAAATCGTAATCTTGGTGAAATGGTGGAAAATGGAACTTTCAGGCGAGATTTATATTACCGGATTAATGTTGTTCCTGTTCATATCCCGGCACTCAGAGAAAGACCTCAAGACATTATCGGACTTGCACGCCAGTTTATCCAAAAATTTAATCAAAAATATCAAAAAGATTTTCAACTTAGCGGCGATAAAACAAAAGAGTTACTTTCTTATGGATGGCCTGGAAATGTTCGCGAACTTAGGAATCAAATCGAACGATTAGTGGTTATGTCAGGTGCAAAAGAAGTAGAAGTACAGGCGACAGATGACTTTGCACTTGATTTGCATTTTAAAGAGCAAGCGAAGAAAGAGTCGCTCTATTTAAAAGATTATTTGCAAGATGTAGAAAAACATTTTATTATGCGAGTGTTGGAAGAAAGTGATGGAAATGTGACGAAAGCGGCCCATGCGCTAGGTATTCACCGTTCCGTCTTATACCGGAAACTTAAAGTTATAAATGAAGAAGAAAACCTAATCTGCAAAAAGGATTAG
- a CDS encoding SDR family oxidoreductase — MGKLDGKVAVVTGAASGMGKQISLLFANEGAKVVVADLNLEAAQKTVELIEAGKGSALAVAANVTSEDDVQKMMNQAVEKYGTLDILVNNAGIMDNFVPAGELTDELWDKVFAINTTGVMRATRKALHIFEEKGQGVIVNIASAGGLFGSRAGAAYTASKHAVVGFTKNVGFQYANKNIRCNAIAPGAVNTNIGTTIYAPDQFGQERAMIGMGTNPRVGDASEIAKVALFLASDDASFVNGTIVTADAGWTAY, encoded by the coding sequence ATGGGGAAATTAGATGGTAAAGTAGCAGTTGTAACAGGGGCAGCCTCAGGAATGGGGAAACAAATTTCGTTGCTTTTTGCAAATGAAGGTGCGAAGGTAGTGGTTGCAGACTTGAATTTAGAAGCTGCACAAAAAACAGTTGAATTAATTGAAGCAGGAAAAGGATCTGCTCTTGCTGTTGCTGCTAATGTAACGAGTGAAGATGATGTACAAAAAATGATGAATCAAGCCGTAGAAAAATATGGTACATTAGATATTTTAGTTAATAATGCTGGAATTATGGATAATTTTGTTCCAGCTGGAGAATTAACGGATGAACTTTGGGATAAAGTTTTCGCAATTAATACAACAGGAGTCATGCGAGCTACTAGAAAAGCATTGCATATATTTGAAGAAAAAGGGCAAGGTGTTATTGTTAATATTGCATCAGCTGGGGGATTATTTGGTTCACGAGCTGGTGCAGCATACACAGCCTCTAAACATGCGGTAGTTGGATTCACTAAAAACGTTGGGTTCCAATATGCTAATAAAAATATTCGCTGTAATGCCATCGCACCAGGAGCAGTGAATACGAATATTGGAACAACTATTTATGCGCCAGATCAATTCGGACAAGAAAGAGCGATGATTGGAATGGGAACAAATCCACGTGTTGGAGATGCTTCTGAAATCGCCAAAGTGGCTTTATTTTTAGCTTCGGATGATGCTAGTTTTGTCAACGGGACAATTGTTACAGCAGATGCTGGTTGGACAGCTTACTAA
- a CDS encoding TetR/AcrR family transcriptional regulator: MDRRVKKTKQALNQALFTLLDHKPFKQITITDIVQQADVNRGTFYKHYREKEELLENIIQDVLADLKEAYQDPYRQTNHFTVQMLTPSMIKIFDHVYSHQAFYKQVINSTISPSFQNQVCEVLRELVLNDFDSFSSMINAEPRLLATYQAYAIFGMIVFWAEEDFTHSSEYMSEQLLLIIHTNYQGS, from the coding sequence ATGGATAGACGGGTTAAAAAAACAAAACAAGCCTTAAATCAAGCATTATTTACCCTTCTTGACCATAAACCATTTAAACAAATTACGATTACAGATATTGTTCAACAAGCTGATGTAAATAGAGGGACCTTTTATAAACATTATCGCGAGAAAGAAGAATTACTGGAAAATATTATCCAAGACGTCTTAGCAGATTTAAAAGAGGCTTATCAAGACCCGTATCGTCAAACTAATCATTTCACTGTCCAAATGCTCACACCTTCAATGATAAAAATATTTGATCATGTTTATAGTCATCAAGCATTTTATAAACAAGTGATTAACTCGACAATTAGTCCCAGTTTTCAAAATCAAGTTTGCGAGGTGCTTCGTGAATTAGTTTTAAATGATTTCGACAGTTTTTCTAGTATGATTAATGCCGAACCGCGGTTACTTGCAACTTACCAAGCATACGCCATTTTCGGGATGATTGTTTTTTGGGCGGAAGAAGATTTCACTCATTCCTCAGAATATATGTCTGAGCAATTGCTTCTAATTATTCATACTAATTACCAAGGCAGTTAA
- a CDS encoding DUF4870 domain-containing protein, whose translation MNDHRILNALSYFSIFFAPIVVPALIWIFAKTDEVTHHAKVALLTHVIPTIAGFICFSSIFITSLTNGGIPTNLIFIVTACLFFFMVITMVGFFIFNIVRGIQMLLTKSEEDVWI comes from the coding sequence ATGAATGATCATCGAATTTTAAATGCGTTAAGTTATTTTAGTATCTTTTTCGCCCCCATCGTTGTTCCAGCGCTAATTTGGATTTTCGCAAAAACAGACGAAGTTACCCACCACGCAAAAGTTGCTTTACTAACACATGTTATACCAACTATTGCCGGTTTTATTTGTTTCTCTAGTATTTTTATTACCTCCCTAACTAATGGCGGTATTCCCACAAATCTCATTTTCATCGTCACTGCTTGCTTGTTCTTTTTCATGGTAATCACGATGGTTGGTTTCTTTATTTTTAATATTGTTCGCGGTATTCAAATGTTACTTACAAAATCAGAAGAAGATGTTTGGATTTAA